TGTACAGCTTGGTTTTGATTTCATCCTGAGGAAAATGATGGATTTAGTCAAAGTTGTTGTGAGATGCACGGTCAGTTCAATGTTGTGACATGAATCGTGACACTCACCGGCGTTGCATtagacgggattttttttttgaccaccTTCATTATCAATTTGCATATTTTGCACTCAATAGATGACTGCTGTTCCATCCTTTCATCATCAGCCTGAAAAACCTTACAATATGAAACAAACATGTCAGGCACAAGTCAATGATCTGGCACCGCTTAAGGGTTTGTTAGGCTACATCAACCATATTATATCTGAAGACAGGAGAAATTACAACTCAAAATACCACACATACTACAATTattacaacaaaacacagcacTGAGCCTTTGTAATGAGGTTAGATGTGCATCAATCCTTTGCATATTGTCATTAATTTAAagcatacacttatttattaaaaactattgtCATTACAGAGATCTCTTCATCTTGGTCCTCAGCAGAGTCCAGCTCACGAATCTCCCAATGAACTGCACAgactacaaataaacagtcaATTATTGATTCAAGCAGTAAACAGATAACTATATCCTAACACAGAATACAAGTCATTTTAGAACTTGAATGAGCGATTATTTTACCTGCATATATGAGCATGCTGGCAAGAAAGATGTTGCGGAGCATCTTAGCAGACGATCTCTAACCAGCTTGAAGATGAAGATTTCAGAACCTGAACTTCAGTGATCCTCAGAAGCCCACGGAGCTCTTTTTTTATAGACCTCTGCATTAACCACAAGTGAGCGTTTCTTTCCACCCAAAAACCACAGATGTACTgaccatgttaaaaaaaaacattccggGGAATTGTGACTCATATTCTGATAAAATTCTAATATTCACTACTCTAACTTTGTAACCCTTCAGAGCCTCTTTGCTTTGAAGATCAACAGGAAGTGTAAAAGACTGTCCCAGGCAAACCTGGTCAAAGGTGAAGAGGGGGTTCTCCCTGTACGCAGCGCTCAGATTCTCCCAACTCCAGCCAGGAACTAATGTAAAAACAGCACAGAAATGTTGGCACAGGAGACGATGTCTTCCCCAGTCCGTGCATGTACATGAATGCATCTCATCGTCCTTTCCAAAGTTCACCTTTTGTTTTTCCTATGAAGATTGACTCTGAACATTGAAGATGTTCTCTCCAGTAGATTTTATGTCACTCACATTGAAGAGCAGTGATCTTGGTGCTTTTTCATAATGTATTGAGCCATAATTCTTGGTCTGTATCCTGCATAACAAGGCACATTTGTGCTGTATTTGCGAGAGCCACTTGAGCATTTGATATGCAATTCAACATACCTGTATATGAAGGGAAAAAAGATTTTTAGTTAGTAAAGATAATGTTCAGTTTCCTAAGAATTaaatgaatctcacaaaaacatgtctAGGTCAAATTATAGCTAATATATTGCTAATATTCCTTTATAGCTAATATACAGTAGTAAATTATACTGATTGCTATACGTTAttctaataaattataaattagcactctctctatatataaataacaatattgtttcacaaaacaaaagttatcttacacacacacacacacacacacacacacacacacgtttgtttttgtgaaaagtggggacatcccataggcgtaatggtttttatactgtacaaactgtatattctatcggccttcacaccaaccctacacctaaccctaaccctcacaggaatctttgtgcatttttactttctcaaaaaaaaaactcattttgtatgatttataagcgttttgaaaaatagggacatgggttatgtcctcatacgtcaccctctccttgtaatacctgtgtcatacccatgtcattatacagagttgtgtcctgatatgtcacaaaaacaaacacacacacacacacacacacacacacacacacacatatatatattagtatacatAAAATGAAGCCTTAAGTacacatatattaatattttaatttattactgtgatttaatactttttaaataataataattaaaatctgtaatattttataatgttttctaatGTCACTATCCCAAAGAAAACCTAAAAGGCTtcacttt
The sequence above is drawn from the Carassius carassius chromosome 31, fCarCar2.1, whole genome shotgun sequence genome and encodes:
- the LOC132111997 gene encoding antimicrobial peptide NK-lysin-like isoform X2 — its product is MLRNIFLASMLIYAVCAVHWEIRELDSAEDQDEEISVFQADDERMEQQSSIECKICKLIMKVVKKKIPSNATPDEIKTKLYNTCEKVRLLRVQCKHFVQKYLHNLIDELMTDDGPQTICTKIHVCK
- the LOC132111997 gene encoding antimicrobial peptide NK-lysin-like isoform X1 codes for the protein MLRNIFLASMLIYAVCAVHWEIRELDSAEDQDEEISVFQADDERMEQQSSIECKICKLIMKVVKKKIPSNATPDEIKTKLYNTCEKVRLLRVQCKHFVQKYLHNLIDELMTDDGPQTICTKIHVCKQESPIKEIIFVHDEANNNL